In Haloplanus rubicundus, one DNA window encodes the following:
- a CDS encoding DUF7260 family protein, with translation MTARIDAALDAVAEERATVRDEYEALEAFDRRVADLSTVTVSTGPPLVTDPRPSGQSLERVRTAYAETVMSTSHYETEYGDTVAESLAAEFGDDLAAALLGGTALTPELRDAVRAATDAARREREEFLDVLDREADSLSTAADDIADVTAAFESLDDRPVPARSFDDLHDRWATIRELQARVDGIGLCRQETIRGHRTHLPGVPTDLSEYLYADLSSSYPALASVADLGERLDRARDRVEHALAESV, from the coding sequence ATGACTGCTCGGATCGACGCGGCGCTCGACGCCGTCGCCGAGGAGCGGGCGACGGTTCGCGACGAGTACGAGGCGCTCGAGGCGTTCGACCGGCGGGTCGCCGACCTCTCGACGGTGACCGTCTCGACCGGGCCGCCCCTCGTCACCGATCCCCGACCGTCCGGGCAGTCACTGGAGCGCGTCCGGACGGCCTACGCGGAGACGGTGATGAGCACCTCCCACTACGAGACGGAGTACGGCGACACCGTCGCCGAGAGCCTCGCCGCCGAGTTCGGCGACGACCTCGCGGCGGCGCTGCTCGGCGGCACGGCGCTGACGCCGGAGTTGCGCGACGCCGTCCGGGCGGCGACCGACGCGGCCCGGCGCGAACGCGAGGAGTTCCTCGACGTGCTGGACCGCGAAGCCGACTCGCTGTCGACGGCAGCCGACGACATCGCCGACGTGACGGCGGCGTTCGAATCACTCGACGACCGCCCGGTCCCGGCCCGGAGCTTCGACGACCTGCACGATCGGTGGGCGACGATCCGGGAGTTACAGGCGCGGGTCGACGGCATCGGGCTGTGCCGCCAGGAGACGATTCGTGGCCACCGGACCCACCTGCCCGGCGTCCCGACCGACCTGTCCGAGTATCTCTATGCCGACCTCTCGTCGTCGTACCCCGCCCTCGCCTCGGTGGCCGACCTCGGCGAGCGACTCGACCGCGCCCGTGACCGGGTCGAGCACGCACTCGCGGAATCCGTCTAG
- a CDS encoding DUF4349 domain-containing protein has product MNRSRSITVVLVLLVLLAGCGGSAGSAQGGGGDAATVAEANVEAERAADGGDAGAQGDGGDGGTSGQTDGSLAAGRSIIRTGEVQLRVENFEAARANLTAAVEARGGYVSDSTQRVHDSGEESWTSGRVVLRVPAENFSGTMTAVESEGRVVESSTSTQDVTEQVVDLQARLENLRAERERLRELYQRANDTEDVLAVERRLSEVQTEIERTEARLQSLERRVAYSTITVEMREPRPDRPAPDQWYDTPVLAAFLDSVHGVGVVLRAVVVGVAYAAPYLLVFLSPIAVAGGLLYRFRHRILGGDGE; this is encoded by the coding sequence ATGAACCGAAGTCGGTCGATCACCGTGGTGCTCGTGCTGTTGGTCCTGCTCGCCGGCTGTGGTGGCTCGGCCGGCAGCGCGCAAGGAGGCGGCGGCGACGCCGCGACAGTCGCGGAGGCGAACGTGGAAGCCGAGCGGGCGGCGGACGGCGGCGACGCGGGCGCCCAAGGCGATGGCGGCGACGGCGGCACGAGCGGCCAAACCGACGGATCGCTCGCGGCCGGCCGGTCGATCATCCGCACCGGCGAGGTACAGCTCCGCGTCGAGAACTTCGAGGCGGCGCGGGCGAACCTGACCGCGGCCGTCGAGGCCCGCGGCGGCTACGTCAGCGACTCGACCCAACGGGTCCACGACAGCGGCGAGGAGTCGTGGACCTCCGGTCGGGTCGTCCTCCGGGTCCCCGCCGAGAACTTCTCCGGGACGATGACCGCCGTCGAGAGCGAGGGCCGCGTGGTCGAATCGAGCACTTCGACGCAGGACGTGACCGAACAGGTGGTCGACCTGCAGGCGCGTCTGGAGAACCTCCGTGCGGAGCGCGAGCGCCTCCGCGAACTGTACCAGCGCGCCAACGACACCGAGGACGTCCTCGCGGTGGAGCGCCGCCTCTCCGAGGTCCAGACTGAAATCGAACGGACGGAGGCGCGCCTCCAGAGCCTCGAGCGTCGGGTCGCCTACTCGACCATCACCGTCGAGATGCGCGAACCCCGTCCGGACCGCCCCGCGCCCGACCAGTGGTACGACACGCCCGTCCTCGCCGCCTTCCTCGACTCCGTCCACGGCGTCGGCGTCGTCCTCCGGGCAGTCGTCGTCGGCGTCGCCTACGCCGCCCCCTACCTCCTCGTCTTCCTCTCGCCCATCGCGGTGGCCGGGGGTCTCCTCTATCGCTTCCGGCACCGCATCCTCGGCGGTGACGGGGAGTAG
- a CDS encoding PH domain-containing protein: protein MNRLHPRVRVVWGAQAAVTAVVVGLVVFAVSRFALALPVWAPVAAFAVFLVGGVGLALARYRVWRYEVRDDALYLERGVFTRVRTVVPFVRIQHVDSSRGPVERLAGLASTVVYTAGSRGADVTVPGLTPDGADGLRERLKRLAIRAEGEDAV from the coding sequence ATGAACCGCCTCCACCCACGGGTACGTGTCGTCTGGGGCGCGCAGGCCGCCGTCACGGCCGTCGTCGTCGGCCTCGTCGTCTTCGCGGTGAGCCGGTTTGCCCTCGCCCTGCCGGTGTGGGCGCCTGTCGCCGCCTTCGCCGTCTTCCTCGTCGGCGGCGTCGGCCTCGCGCTCGCCCGCTATCGCGTCTGGCGGTACGAGGTCCGTGACGACGCCCTCTATCTCGAACGTGGCGTCTTCACCCGCGTGCGGACCGTCGTTCCCTTCGTCCGCATCCAGCACGTCGACTCCTCGCGCGGCCCGGTGGAGCGACTCGCCGGCCTCGCCAGCACGGTCGTCTACACCGCCGGCTCTCGCGGCGCGGACGTGACGGTGCCGGGGCTGACCCCCGACGGCGCCGACGGCCTGCGCGAACGGCTGAAACGACTCGCCATCCGCGCCGAGGGCGAGGACGCCGTATGA
- a CDS encoding aminotransferase class V-fold PLP-dependent enzyme: protein MDPEDLRAAIPVCDRGVYFNTGASGPAPRHVVEAATEFLEHHEYASPVEEGAYPAAFETFDETREAVADFLGADPQEIALTDSTADGIARVAAAIDWEPGDVVVRTDLEHSAGVIPWWNLREQGVEVEVLDTEAGRLDLDALTDAVSDPDARLLCCNSITWNYGTQLPISTVVDIAHEHDTLVLVDAVQSPGQVPVDVHEWGADFVAAAGHKWLLGPWGAGFLYVDREVADGLTPGVVGYRSVTDTGADDLELKPGAPRLEVGTTSPAPYRGLIAAIDTVEALGYDTITGRIERLTDRLKAGLGDRLLSPREYESGLVTFAADDPEALVERLADRGIHVRSLPYPDAVRASVHVFNTPGDVDALLDAL, encoded by the coding sequence ATGGACCCCGAAGACCTCCGGGCGGCGATTCCGGTCTGTGACCGCGGCGTCTACTTCAACACCGGCGCGTCCGGTCCGGCTCCCCGGCACGTCGTCGAGGCGGCGACCGAGTTCCTCGAACACCACGAGTACGCCTCTCCGGTCGAGGAAGGCGCGTACCCCGCCGCCTTCGAGACGTTCGACGAGACCCGCGAGGCCGTCGCGGACTTCCTCGGCGCCGACCCGCAGGAAATCGCCCTGACCGACAGCACGGCCGACGGCATCGCCCGAGTCGCCGCCGCAATCGACTGGGAGCCCGGCGACGTCGTCGTCCGGACCGACCTCGAACACTCCGCGGGCGTGATCCCGTGGTGGAACCTCCGCGAGCAGGGCGTCGAGGTGGAGGTACTCGACACCGAAGCCGGACGGCTCGACCTCGACGCCCTCACCGACGCCGTCTCGGACCCGGACGCGCGCCTGCTCTGTTGTAACTCCATCACCTGGAACTACGGCACGCAACTCCCCATCTCGACGGTCGTCGACATCGCCCACGAACACGATACGCTCGTACTCGTCGACGCGGTGCAGTCGCCGGGACAGGTTCCCGTCGACGTTCACGAGTGGGGCGCCGACTTCGTCGCCGCCGCGGGCCACAAGTGGCTGCTCGGGCCGTGGGGCGCCGGCTTCCTCTACGTCGACCGCGAGGTGGCCGACGGGTTGACGCCGGGTGTCGTGGGCTATCGGAGCGTCACGGACACCGGTGCCGACGACCTGGAGCTCAAACCCGGTGCCCCACGGCTGGAGGTCGGGACCACCTCGCCGGCGCCCTACCGTGGCCTGATCGCCGCCATCGACACCGTCGAGGCGCTCGGCTACGACACCATCACCGGCCGGATCGAACGCCTGACCGACCGCCTGAAGGCGGGGCTGGGTGACCGGCTCCTGAGCCCCCGGGAGTACGAGTCGGGGCTGGTCACCTTCGCGGCCGACGACCCCGAGGCGCTGGTCGAGCGCCTCGCCGACCGGGGAATCCACGTCCGCTCGCTCCCGTATCCCGACGCGGTGCGGGCGTCGGTCCACGTCTTCAACACCCCCGGGGACGTGGACGCGTTGCTCGACGCGCTGTGA